CCATCTCTCTGCCAAGCTATGCTCTCCTGAAGGAGCCacgggtttttgtttttgttaaagcctagacttctctgcttcctgtttcctaGTTCCTGCAAGCCAAGGGCATACTCACCTTCTCACCTGAATCTGTTTATTTCTAGGTGGCAGGCGATGCCCTTCCCTCCTTTACATAGGGTTGAGTCAAGATGCAACTGACAGGAAACATTAATTGGTAAGAGATGCCCCCTTAGCCTTCTCCTTCAATGACTATGTTTAATGCGAGCTTTGGGCACATGGCCGGCAGAAGCCTTTAACCCAGAAGCCTTGTCCAGGCAGGCTAATTCTAAAACTGCAGCCTTTCACTGGCCACAtgagctttctgtttttgtttttgttgttgttgttgtttttgagatggcATCTCACTGTGTTGTTAAAGCTGACCTTAACCTCACTAACCTCACACCGAAGCCTGGTATTGTAACCGTGTCCAGCCATACTGGTAAAACTTAAACCAGATCTCCCCTGCTGAATATCTTCACATTGATTTATTGGAAAAGGTTAaccaggtctggagagatgacttggtaaTGAAGAAcgcttgttgctcttccagaagacctgggtttgacaacacccacatgatggtttaTAAGAGGTCCAGAGGCTCTGACACCCTACTccatttgacacacacacacacacaaaaaaaaaacacagctcttGTCTTAAAGGAATAAGAGACAGTTTATTCAGGAGACATTTTGGatgaccatggcctgggaacacaCATTTGGTTACTCAGAATTCCATGTTCCAATAtagaagcagtttcatgaaatttttatagttttccataataaaaaaatcacaaatcaaaGCACATTTAAAATTCATAGGTATATAATAAAGGTAGGTACGGCAGGATGGAAATGTTACTTACTATAGGCCCAAGATGCTagctgatgacattcttagcttttgggtttATGGAAGCGAGTGGTCTGCTAAGTTCATAGATTCTAAAAGGTTTTTATCTATAGTCACAAGATGTTGTTTCCAACACAGGGGACAAGGGATGGCTGCTCTGAGGAGTAGGACTGGTCCCAAATAAAGTAACTAGCCTTAGAGGTACAACATTCCAATGTCTACACAGTACTGAAATCCTAACCTGTTAATCAGAAGATAAAACATGTACAAAACCAATTGTGTGCTATGCACATTTGccatactttttttaaaatgagaagagAGGAATGTAGGCAGctgcaggaaatttgaaggagaCTAGGCCATTTTTACTCAGGTTGCATTTGGCTCAGGGTTTGAGGGCGGGATTCACCACCAAGGGAcgcatggaggcaggagcacaCGGCAGCTCGTGATGCTACATCTACAGTGATGAATGTTCAGAAATGTTTAAGTCTTTCCATGTTTGCCATGGTCAGAATAAAACCGTGTCCTTCAAGTTGAAGGAATTACTTATTAGCTGAAGGGACAAGAAGTCTGGAGTCAACATTCCAGGTTTACTCTCTGACGGATCCAAGTCACTAAAGCTCAAAAATCATCTTGATCTATGTCcttgtttcttcctgctttttgGAAAACCATCAGTCTCCTATGCTACACGTGCACAAACAAGTCCTTGTACAACCCATAAGTCTACATTTTGTCACTTTGTGGAATCCCCACAATTCATGGGTTTGCTTGATTTATGCCCACCTCAATTCTGACAGAAGCAACATTCTTCCCCCACCCTCATACCTGAAGACTTTCGGGTTCCTCAAGCACTGTTAGTATTCCTCCATTGCAGAGCATAGTGTCAAACTGACCAAGAAGGCCCCTCTGCGCTTCTGCACCAGTGGAGTTGGGGTTTAGAATGGTACATTGCACGATTTCGTGGCTATTGTGTCCTCAGATGACACAGCAGCACTCTCCCCACAGAACTCCAGCAGGGGCTGGGCAGATACCCAGAAAAATGAACTGAGTCTGACCCTCAGGGCCCcagatttccagaacccacataacaaAGTATTTGTTATTTGTAATTGCAGCAATGGGGAACTCTCTTTAACTTTCTATGTATTACTTGTGAACTTGAGAGTTTTAGATACATCTATAGTCTCCTCTCAATTTTCAAATTATTGGGAGAAGacatttacaaattttaaagttaaccattttattttttaaaattattattattaagatagggtttcattatgtagctctggctggcctggaatttgctttgtaggcAAGGCTGGTCTTTAattcacagagagcctcctgtctcatgtctgccttctgagtgctgggattaaaggcatgcacatgcCTGGagttaaccattttaaaatacacaagtTGGTGGCATTGAAGTTTGTACTGCCAAGAAAACATTGTCACAAACCCAAGACATCAAGGCTTATAGAAGCACATGGTCAAGCCAGAGGCACTTAGGGAAACCAGGAGTCAGGGGCAATGTGGTGAGGCTAGAGCCAGGCTGGGTCCCAAGGGTGACATCTGGGAGTCCTAGCGACCCTGTAGCTCTTTTTGGCTATAGGAAAACCCATGTCTAGCCCAACTGAAGACAAGTGTGCCACTGCACAAGATCAGGGCCAGCCAACTGCCGAAGGGTGGAAGCAATACCCGGCACTCCATCCCCACCCACTGTCCTACCCTGTGCCGAGATGACTGAGCATGTAACCTCCTTGCTGCTCCCAGGGCCATATCCTGCCCCTTGGTTCTGTGACTGCAGTCCTTCTATGTCAGAGTGTTTCTGCATGTGACATGTTCAGGTCTTGGGAAAGGCCTCTTCCTTATGCTTTTGCTTTGGTTACTCTGTAAACACCTGGAATGCTGCCTAAGCTGGCCTGCTAGAATGGAGTAATACCCTTCAGCCAATCCAAGATGTCCAGAGACCCCGAGAGCTATCCTGCCAGGATCACTAGATGATGCAAAGATTCACAagctaaattaaattttattacttaGTGTTGCTTTTTATACATTACTATAGTGTTAAGTAATCAACACCCTGGAAAGCGTGTATAGCAAAGAGTGGCCATTGCCTCAACCTCTCCCACAAACATATTGGTTCACCTGTGCTTGAACGTGAGGGTTAGTGTTTTGCACCTGAAGTAGCTGGGTTTGCTTGTTACTTCTACAGTGGTGTTCAGCTCCtgacggacacacacacatgggagaTAGATCACAGGCCCCCTTCCTGAGCAGATGTGAGGCAATACTTGAAGTTTATGAGTGGAGATTTCCTTAGTCTGGAGATAATGGTGTAGAAGGACTCGCCAGTCTTCTGGAAGCCCATGTTCTGGTAGAGAGCCAGGGCCGCATACTGCAAAATACTGGTAGAAAGGACAACTTCACTGAAGCCCCTGGCCTGTGCAAACTGGAGGACAGTTCTGACCATGGCTTTCCCTATCCCCTCTCTTCGGTGCGCCAAGGACACAGAGAGGTGCTGTAGCCGTAGTTGCTTCTTCTGTAGGAGGGGATCCTCCACTGGCAGGGCAGACACCATGCCCACAATCTCACCCCTAGAATCAGCTACCCAGAAGCAGGAGTCACGAGAGCTCAGATAGGTTGTGGGGATGTCAGCTATGTCTGTGTGCAAACAGAATACCTTATACTTTTCCCAAGTGTATTTTGCAAGGAGCCACagggaaacaaagagaataagGCTGGACAGAAGGACCAGAATCCAGGAGCCTGAGGCCAAGAGTAGGATAAGAGTGACCCCAAAAAAGAGCAGAAGGGTCCGGGGCAGCATCAGCATGTACCAGAAGGTGGTGGGGATGTGCTCTTCCATGCCTCTGGAGAACAAGTCCACCACACTCTTGTGGTCGCTGTCCCGGTATTTTCGGATATGATAAGAAGCCATGGGTCTCAAATCTCAAAGGCCAAAAGGCACAGCTCCATCTGCCTGTATGTTTCCCTGTACTcctgcaaaagagaaaagaaaccaggTAAGTCCCCTGACCAAGTCCCTAGCTTGCTGGTAAGCATGGAGACCTGGCACGTGTGTGCTGTCACCTAAGAGGAAACCATCACAGGGAGAAAGTATAAGGCCAGACACACTAGATGTTAAATTCTCACCCTATCTAGATGTATGACACTGGCATGTCACTTAATCTCTCTGGACCGGTTCCTTCATTTGtagaacagataaagaaacacTTGCCTTCTAGGGGCCTGTGAGGACTTGATACAGTGGCTAGCATGAAGCACTGGGGGTTCCCTTCTCCAACACTCTCCAGGCCCCATTACTGTATCTCTACATTTCTTGGAGCTTTGAGACAGTAGCCTGTGGCAGCCAGTCTTCATGCTGGACCCTTGATGTCTCTCCCTAGAGTCTGTACATTACAAATCCAGGATTTCAAGAACAAGTTTCCACAAAGCCACTGCCTCTTAGCTCTGAACATTTAGACTTTTGAGAAAACCTAACCTGGAGGTCCCAAGAAGGTTCTGTTACTCAAGACAAATGCAGAGATGCTCCAAGGTTGCCCTGAAGCCATACTCACCTAGTTGCTCAGAGCTGGGGTCTAGAGCAGTCTTAGCATCGTGCTTGTGATGGATATTTAAGCCAATCTTTGACCTACCCTATTGGGGTAACAGACTGAGTAGACACCTCATTGGCTGGAAGCTGGGTGTTGGACAATCATAAACCACAGGGTCAAGCATCTGGGCTGGGAAGACCGGCACGCAGGTCCAGTCAACTTGGTGATCCCCACAGAATGAACCTGGAAGGGAATCAGTATCTGAGGTGGCCCAGGGGTCATTACTCTCGTGGCAGAAAGCCAGCTTCTCATACCCTAGTCCCTTCCCAGGTACAGCAGCTCTCTCCTAGCATACTCACCCTTGTCTGAGACCACCCTGGTTCCTGTTCCCCTGCTATGTTGAGCCCAAGGATTCTGATTTTCCTCCTAAGCTCACTCATCACAAACAAGAGTACACACCCACTGGCCCAAGAACAAGAGTCTCCATTGCTGGGCTCTCCCTGTCCAGGATGCTCCTGTCCTCTATTAAATGGCTCCTGGTGGGTGGTCCTCACTGGTTTCCCCACCTCTTCCTCTGCTGTTGTATTGATAGACCTGCCATGCTGAATGAATCTGCTCAGGCCCCAGCCATTTAGAGAGACACACTTCCGTGTAAAAATGTCACTGTTGAAGAAATACACCACCTGTGTCCTGGCTCGTGACTTCCCGCACAGGGTGAAGGCAGCATTTGTCTATAGCATTTAGCTGTGGGAAGGTCTAAACTAGGAgggccctccctcccttccatggTGTTAGAATGGCAAGCAGAGACTGACTCTCCAAATACAAGTCAAGTTCAAGTTCAGTGGGGACTCGCAGGGCATTGCAATTGCGTATGTGTGTTACGGCACACAGTGCCCCCTTTCCAATGGCTGGAGGAAATAAATAGGAGGATTACACAACACTCTTACATAACCTTTCTTGGCAGCAAAGATGGAAGTTGAGAGGGATCAAGGATCAGCCTCCAGAACACCACCACTCCCGCAGCGAACTGGGCAGAGGCGGTGCAAGATTAGGGTGAGCTTTTGGCAAGATGTGGCTCTAGTTGGGTCTCTGGTGAGTATTCGTAGCTTTGTGGCTCACGTCTCTCCTATGCAACTAACCAGCTTTCTTTGCTGACCCATTCATCTGGTGAGGAATTAACTGAGGTGAGTCTGGAAGATTGAGACAACTTGCACAACATTCCTGGGATTTACTGACCCATCTGTGTCACGTGCACAGTTGAGTGCAGTAGAGGACATTCACAGGGATGTGGGCTGGGGTGTAGCGTCCATGCCACAACTAAGTCTAATGTGTCGGGCGAAAGCCtagagatttaattaaaagcagAGATGTCCGGTCGCTTGCGCTATGCTCGTCTGTCCAACTTTATTCCAGGGGGAGAATAGCCTTTTATACACTTACAGtgcagtggaaaaaccccaggtgtaagagcttgtgttttcccaggtgtagttgatgctagtggggtgaggccagggctgtaagccaggactagaaaacaggatgcacttGTGGTTATTGGTTggcaagcaactcacagagactataCTGGGGCTGGGACCCAACACTGGGGATAGGCTTTACTGCTTGTCCTACCTTAGTCCTTTCTGTCTGACCCTTGGTCTCAGTTCCTAGAGTGGAAGCGTCTAGCAAACTCCATCCAGGATTGGGACAGGAAGAAGCTGGCTGGACAGGCTTCCCTGCCTCCTGGCAGCTGATAAATTCTTCCTGGCCTGAATTTCTAATGATCTAGAGTCGAAATCAGGTGTGCATTGGGGAGAACAGGGCCCGCAAATAACCACCCTTGGGGAGTTTGGAATATCGAAGCATTAGCAGAGAGAGTGCAACAGTCCTATACTTTCTTACTGCTGCGAGCATCCTCACCCCAGACTCTGGTGAGCACTGAAGTTCACAGTACATGGTTTCAGGTTGTCAAGGACTCATTAACTCTAGCCAGATTCCACATCTCTAGTGAAGTTGTTAGTTTGTCTGTGCCAAGTTTCTGGGTTCATTTTCATGGTTGAATCTTCAAGGGCTATGCTACTAAAGCTCTTCAATTGCTTACTGCTTCTGACTTCAAAAATGGATTCTTTTTCCATCTTGAAATTGTGGGCCCAATAAGAAGGCTGAGAATTGATTGAGAACCAAAGGTGACCTTCATTCTTGGCCAAGAGCAGAAGTGAGAGATAAATCCCCAAATCTTCTTCTCCACCCGTCGGGAAGTTGTTGCAagggtaaaataaaatgaaaggggaGGAATGGAGTGGGAAGAGACGTGAACCCAAGTCTTCTCTGGGGATGGGGagagactttcccagaattcACACTCTGTATCTGTCCCCTCCTTTTACggttcttttctttcctcattaTGGCAATGTCAAGTGTCTTGTGATGGGCAGATGCTTTACAATGCAGTTACAGATGTCTGCTAGTCACTCTGGCACCCTTTTTAGACCCAACTGAAACCCAAGTTAATGACATCTGTATACTGTGACAGTACCGTAAGCTATCTCGGTATCTTATTTTCTTGGAGTTTTGATTTTTCCAGAACAAGGTACTCCTGTACTGAAGCAGGTGACACCATTGGAAGGTGGCAGATTCTTTGGAAGGCAGTGACTCTTGGGAGGCTCGGTCATTAGGGGTTTGTcccagttagggtttctattgctgtgaagagccgacatgaccatggcaactcttataaaggaaacatttaattagtGTACCTGACAGTTTCAAAGATTTAGTCCATTCTTATCATGGTGgggcatggaggcatgcagggagacatggtgctggagaaggagctgagagttctgcatatggatccataggcaacaggaagtgaactgtgacattgggcatagcttgagcataagagactcaagtcaacaggaagtgaactgtgacattgggcatagcttgagcataagagactcaagtcaacaggaagtgaactgtgacattgggcatagcttgagcataagagactcaagtcaacaggaagtgaactgtgacattgggcatagcttgagcataagagactcaagtcaacaggaagtgaactgtgacattgggcatagcttgagcataagagactcaagtcaacaggaagtgaactgtgacattgggcatagcttgagcataagagacTCAAGTtccacccccacagtaacacacttctttcaacaaggccataattactccaacaaagccaaacctaatagtgccagtccatatgagcttatgggggtcaattataTTCATACAACCATAGGAAAGACTAGAAGACTATACCCGATCCAGCATGGATTCATGGTAAAAAAATGAAGGGCTGAAGttctggagaaacagctcaggcggtaagaggacccaggtccaatcCCTAGCCTCCACGTGGTGGCTTAAATCTCAGGATTTGAGCATTGTCACCTTTCCCTAACCTTCTTCCCATCATACCCCTGGGAAGTGTTTCTGGCCAAGGGACAACAATACCTAAGCCTTGTCTCCTCTCAGTGTCTATTCAGATAGGAGATGGGAGAAGCTGCTTAGGCAGCTGTCTTCCTCCAGCCAGCCCAGGTTTGCTCTGTCCTTAGTTTGACTGCAAGTTGGGGCCTAGGATCCCTAGTGTACAGTATTGTCCCATTGTGGATGGAAACAAGACCTCCCCAGAGGCTCCTCATTTGAGACAAATGTTTGTTCTAGACAATTGGCTCAGCCTTTAGGTCAGTCTGCATCCAGTGGGTGTCCTACCTGTGAGGGTGCTACAGGACCTGGTAACACTCTGAGGGCCATAGCAGTCTGTGCCAGGTCTCTTCCTAGCAAGCCCTCTTCATCTCTttgccttctgtttttatttgtacagGTGGCATCAAAGTAGCAACCCCCAGTGGATCTGAATACTCTACCCTAATCCCTAAGAACATGGCACCCACGGCTTTGCTCTCTGTAATCTCATTTATCCTGGGTGCAAATTTagatttttctaattcttttcttGTTTACTGAGACAAAAgtctataaaatataatttaacttTTTTACAATGTAAAACTTGGTAACTTTTTTTTGGtcttaaagacagggtttctctgtgtatagctctggctgtcctagaacttgctctataggtcaggctgggcttgaactcatagagatccacctgactctgtttcctgagtgctgggattaaaggtgtgtgccaaaacCACCGGGCCAAACTTTGTAACATTTTGTCCACTGATAATTCTTTGGCAGCTGACATTTCTCAAGGGATAAATAATCTCATCAAATGAGTGGTTTTCTATTTGATTGACTGTGTGCAACCCTCCCAACAATGGATCTGATTTTAGTCATATACAGAACCAATTAAGCATATGTATAAGATGGTAATTAGGGAGTTCTCTCTAAACATTTACTTACATGACACAGTTTATCTTACTGCACATGCAGCCAAAACCAGTCTAAGTTGAACTAacccctgtcttagggttttatttctgtgcagagacaccttgaccacagcaactcttataaagaaaaacataattggggctggcttacagttcagaagtttagtccattatcatcatggtgggagacatggcagcgtgcaggcagacatggtgctggagaagaaggaactgggagttctacatcttgacccacaggcagcagaaggagattGTGTGTCACagtgggcatagcttgagcatatgtgaccccaaagcccactcccacagtgacacacttcctccaacaaggccacacctcctaatagtgtcacttaCTATTCAAACACTattcaagcattcaaacacaggagcctatgGAGACCACacctatccaaaccaccacattgcACCCCCTGGCCCCATAGGCTTCTAGCCAtaacataatgcaaaatacatttaatccaacttcaaaagtccccattaTTCTTGTGTTTTTAAGTTGTCACTGCCGTTTTCCACCTCAGCTGTTTGAATCGGCAACTGCAACTCTGCTGCTGGCAGCAGCAGTTAGGACAGCCACAAGAGCCATTCCCTCAGGCACTGACTCTTTCACAGCTATGATGGGAACTTATCTAAATCTCTGTCcctctaaagaactcaagattcaaaggttgagctGAAATTCTGCTCCTCAGAAaggctgaatagcaagtagcTCACCTCCTCTCCTTCTCGAGTCTCTCCAGAAGCCCTAATGCTTCTCTTTGCCCCTCCTTAaaaacccttctccacctggctcctgctcactacttcctgtcagctagttgctgactcaACCTCCTGACTGCAGGAggtttaatcaaacacatcttagcatcattgaacaaatgttccagagcataaacaaaagtaactcaTGTTAAAGTAATATcctacaacatttccccctttttgtctaagaaaaaatttaaaggttttaactttaacgtAATTTGACTGTACACAATAAGAGCAATTGTCAAGTAAAGATTACATTCACAATATAATGAATTCCAAGTCATTTGTGTCtggcaaattaaaagaaaacactccATTATCTATCGTGGATGAATCTAAAACTTTATACCTAATTTATTCTCaagtatctagtcttcaactccatcgaagaaccca
This is a stretch of genomic DNA from Cricetulus griseus strain 17A/GY chromosome 8, alternate assembly CriGri-PICRH-1.0, whole genome shotgun sequence. It encodes these proteins:
- the LOC100767690 gene encoding N-acetyltransferase family 8 member 7 yields the protein MASYHIRKYRDSDHKSVVDLFSRGMEEHIPTTFWYMLMLPRTLLLFFGVTLILLLASGSWILVLLSSLILFVSLWLLAKYTWEKYKVFCLHTDIADIPTTYLSSRDSCFWVADSRGEIVGMVSALPVEDPLLQKKQLRLQHLSVSLAHRREGIGKAMVRTVLQFAQARGFSEVVLSTSILQYAALALYQNMGFQKTGESFYTIISRLRKSPLINFKYCLTSAQEGGL